GGTCGAGGTCGGTCTCCGATGAGCCGTCATCGTGCGGGGACCGCGGTCATCGAGAAGGGCCGCAAGAGTGTCGACGAGATTCTCGACGCGGCCACCGTGCTGCTCGCCGAAGAAGGATACGCGCAACTCTCCACGCGCAAGGTGGCTGCCCGAGCCGGAATGCGCCCGGGAAATCTCCAGTACTACTTCCCGGCAAAACGCGAAATGGTTCGCGCGCTCCTCGATCGATACCTCGATCGCAGCCTCGAACGGCTGGCGGGCCGGATCGACGATCAGGATCCGTCACCCGAAGCCCGGCTTCGCCGCGTGATCGAAGGCATTCTTGGAGATCACGCATCTGAAACCGACTGCACACTCTTTCGCGAGATCTGGGCGTTGGCCGCCCACGATGCAGAAGTCGCCAAGGCAATGGCCGACTTCTACGGGCGGTACCGAGCGCATCTCGCGGTCAGCCTGTGGAGTGTGAATCCGCAGCTCGAGGAAGGCGATGCCAA
The genomic region above belongs to bacterium and contains:
- a CDS encoding TetR/AcrR family transcriptional regulator, with product MSRHRAGTAVIEKGRKSVDEILDAATVLLAEEGYAQLSTRKVAARAGMRPGNLQYYFPAKREMVRALLDRYLDRSLERLAGRIDDQDPSPEARLRRVIEGILGDHASETDCTLFREIWALAAHDAEVAKAMADFYGRYRAHLAVSLWSVNPQLEEGDAKRIATAVVAMLEGLSLFPNSNAPRFILQPPQVCELVLRLVHDSSSGSTAK